A region of Shewanella psychromarinicola DNA encodes the following proteins:
- a CDS encoding YibE/F family protein, which yields MLKDYRFAILITFISTMIFYFSPSLSENFKAKSSLQQSFVEAIVTDVVSNELAPDLRVPSILTGKQVFNAEILEGPETGKIVEIQNPLSRQHNVLVEQGDVFIMMIRITGREKVYWAYNHKRSTAIYWMGFSFVLLLLSFGKKEGFHSIVSLYFTAALIIGVLIPSIFAGFNPVPITIILMGIKIVVNFILVSGYNRKSFCAMGGTLLGVIAAGIMAQVFGEFAHLSGIYLDKGEDVIYISNQVLQVRWLMFVAIMISALGAVMDVAISIASAYNELRITDPKLSPTQLMRASMNIGRDIMGTMTNTLILAFAGSSLTTIMMVWGLDMPLTQFINTPVIALAIIHALAGSVGIVLTIPLTAWLARYMLSPSSVMPKEAVATATDSTAADVITNAINIEPTTALNPANEN from the coding sequence ATGTTAAAAGACTACCGCTTTGCCATCCTAATCACCTTCATCTCAACTATGATATTTTATTTTTCCCCCAGCTTGAGTGAAAACTTTAAAGCAAAATCATCATTGCAACAGAGTTTTGTTGAAGCCATAGTGACCGATGTTGTGAGCAACGAACTAGCACCCGATCTTAGGGTGCCTTCGATATTAACGGGTAAACAAGTCTTTAATGCGGAAATATTAGAAGGTCCAGAAACCGGTAAGATAGTCGAAATTCAAAATCCTCTTAGCCGCCAACACAACGTGCTGGTTGAGCAAGGTGATGTCTTTATCATGATGATCCGTATTACCGGACGAGAGAAAGTCTATTGGGCTTACAACCACAAGCGCTCAACGGCCATCTATTGGATGGGATTTTCCTTTGTACTGCTATTACTCTCCTTTGGTAAGAAAGAGGGATTTCACTCAATCGTGTCACTTTACTTCACCGCGGCGCTTATTATAGGGGTGCTTATACCCAGCATCTTCGCAGGATTTAATCCGGTGCCTATCACCATTATTTTGATGGGTATCAAAATCGTGGTTAATTTTATCTTAGTTTCAGGTTATAACCGCAAAAGTTTTTGCGCTATGGGTGGCACCTTGTTGGGGGTTATTGCAGCAGGCATCATGGCGCAAGTCTTCGGGGAATTTGCCCACCTGTCGGGTATATACCTAGATAAAGGTGAGGATGTTATCTATATATCCAATCAAGTACTGCAGGTGCGCTGGTTAATGTTCGTCGCCATTATGATATCGGCATTAGGTGCGGTTATGGACGTAGCCATCTCCATTGCCTCTGCTTACAACGAGCTTAGGATTACCGACCCAAAACTCTCACCAACTCAGTTGATGCGGGCTAGTATGAATATTGGTAGAGATATCATGGGCACCATGACGAATACGTTAATCTTGGCTTTTGCAGGCAGCTCTCTCACCACGATTATGATGGTTTGGGGTTTAGACATGCCTCTGACTCAGTTTATCAATACCCCAGTTATCGCATTGGCAATTATCCATGCGCTCGCGGGCAGCGTCGGTATTGTACTGACTATTCCACTTACCGCATGGTTAGCTAGGTATATGCTAAGCCCATCAAGTGTTATGCCAAAAGAGGCAGTCGCAACAGCCACTGATTCAACTGCAGCCGACGTCATCACTAACGCCATTAATATTGAGCCAACCACGGCACTTAACCCTGCGAATGAAAACTAA
- a CDS encoding AAA family ATPase: MQTKLVIIMRGLPGSGKSYWVEQFIVSQGVEQAIHIRQYGLFSTDSYFYQQGKYRFIPQKLAQYHQANLTAFIQALARNEPMVICDNTNIAKWEFIAYEAAAKALGYKVNLVLVGHPNDDKHQQLCAQRNQHQVSLVHIKKMAKLFEQ, translated from the coding sequence ATCCAAACCAAGTTAGTGATTATTATGCGGGGCCTACCAGGCAGTGGTAAGTCTTATTGGGTTGAACAATTTATTGTTTCTCAAGGCGTTGAACAGGCGATTCATATCCGTCAGTATGGCCTGTTCTCAACAGATAGCTATTTTTATCAGCAAGGGAAATATCGCTTTATTCCGCAAAAATTAGCGCAATATCATCAGGCTAATTTAACGGCATTTATTCAGGCATTAGCGCGTAATGAGCCTATGGTTATTTGTGATAATACCAATATCGCGAAGTGGGAGTTTATAGCTTACGAGGCGGCTGCGAAAGCGTTAGGGTATAAGGTTAACCTAGTGCTGGTGGGACATCCAAATGACGATAAGCATCAACAACTTTGTGCGCAACGAAACCAACATCAAGTGTCATTAGTGCATATTAAAAAAATGGCCAAATTGTTTGAACAATAG
- a CDS encoding bifunctional metallophosphatase/5'-nucleotidase, with product MLNKKVLAVVISAALGLTACNGDDEIVYVDKPIDSAISSTVAEGKTLSNTPDIIVKSAIQDVSEVTITIAATSDLHGRLFGYDYAIDGEDKDAGLTRIATLLKEEKAKTNNMILIDIGDTVQGNSAQLFNDHPTHPVVSTLNALDYDLWVPGNHEFNFEREFIDRNLAHFNGAVVSSNIKWEESSTNYIRSFQVFEVDGAKVAIVGLTPSNIPNWEASAPDHFKGLKFDEELASTQAAVDTLIAKHHPDVIVGAFHLGRTSGGGTGVYKIAAAMADQFDVIIAGHEHATYIESITKSEVGADIVTQDISAEGKHSAEDKTLAGVYDESNRTNSVKIIEPGKWGSALAKADIKLKKNAAGKWEMVDTTLANISTYNIEQDTDISAQYQYVDDMAKTDAQEVIGKVVGVFTPGGGADEAVHEDINNEVGRLYTTIHTAKVQDTPLMDFINAIQLQQSGADISAASLFSDGSNLIDGQDYAKKDSTRLYKYDNTLIGVNITGENLKRYMEWSYSYFNPYKDGDITVSFRKGAKSYNYDQFDGKINFVVDLTGDVLTMDENYKVTNEGSRIDISEINGEPFDPNATYKLALNSYRYGSQVKKYGWVSDTGEDKFYDSVNETTYAIRDMLTGFVLTNKAVNAGDYINNNWEFKQYQANGAITLARTDKGAGQALWTQLVNKEICVKIDPENPKYPGILHSVNFNDASSYFANPNKDNADQDKVYEGCVEAP from the coding sequence ATGTTAAATAAGAAAGTATTAGCGGTAGTGATTTCTGCTGCACTTGGACTAACCGCTTGTAATGGTGATGACGAGATTGTTTACGTTGATAAACCGATAGATAGTGCTATTTCGTCTACGGTTGCTGAAGGTAAGACGTTATCAAATACACCCGATATCATCGTAAAAAGTGCAATTCAAGATGTTAGTGAAGTGACGATTACCATCGCTGCGACATCCGATTTACACGGGCGTCTCTTTGGTTATGACTATGCTATCGATGGTGAAGACAAAGATGCAGGCCTAACACGTATAGCCACTCTACTTAAAGAAGAAAAAGCCAAAACCAACAACATGATCTTGATTGATATCGGTGATACCGTTCAAGGTAACTCTGCACAGCTATTCAATGATCATCCAACCCATCCAGTTGTTTCAACACTTAACGCCTTAGATTATGATTTATGGGTTCCTGGCAACCACGAATTCAACTTTGAAAGAGAGTTTATTGATCGTAACCTTGCTCACTTCAACGGTGCCGTGGTATCAAGCAACATCAAGTGGGAAGAGAGTAGCACTAATTACATCCGCTCTTTTCAAGTATTTGAAGTCGACGGCGCTAAAGTGGCTATTGTAGGTCTAACACCTTCAAATATACCCAACTGGGAAGCTTCAGCTCCGGATCACTTCAAAGGTCTAAAGTTTGATGAAGAATTAGCATCAACCCAAGCGGCTGTTGATACATTGATAGCAAAGCATCACCCTGATGTTATTGTTGGTGCTTTCCACCTAGGCAGAACTTCTGGTGGCGGCACTGGTGTTTACAAAATTGCTGCTGCTATGGCAGATCAATTCGATGTTATTATCGCAGGCCACGAGCACGCAACCTATATTGAAAGCATCACTAAAAGTGAGGTTGGGGCCGATATTGTTACTCAAGATATTTCGGCAGAAGGAAAACACTCAGCGGAAGATAAAACCCTTGCGGGTGTTTATGATGAATCTAATCGCACAAACAGCGTTAAGATTATCGAACCCGGTAAATGGGGCTCTGCGTTAGCCAAAGCTGATATCAAACTTAAAAAGAACGCTGCTGGCAAATGGGAGATGGTGGATACCACACTCGCGAATATTTCTACATATAATATTGAGCAAGATACCGATATAAGTGCTCAGTATCAATATGTCGATGATATGGCTAAAACTGACGCGCAGGAAGTGATTGGTAAAGTCGTCGGTGTGTTTACCCCTGGTGGCGGCGCTGATGAAGCGGTTCATGAAGATATCAACAACGAGGTAGGCAGACTCTATACCACTATCCATACAGCCAAAGTACAAGATACCCCGCTAATGGATTTCATCAACGCGATTCAGTTACAACAATCAGGCGCTGATATTTCGGCAGCATCGCTATTCTCTGATGGTTCAAACCTTATTGACGGTCAAGATTACGCTAAGAAAGATTCTACCCGTTTGTACAAGTACGATAACACCTTAATAGGTGTCAATATTACTGGTGAAAATCTAAAACGCTATATGGAATGGTCATACAGCTATTTCAACCCATACAAGGATGGTGACATTACGGTCTCATTCCGTAAGGGCGCGAAGTCATATAACTATGATCAGTTCGATGGCAAGATTAACTTCGTGGTCGATCTCACTGGCGATGTACTCACCATGGACGAGAATTATAAGGTCACCAATGAAGGTAGCCGCATTGATATTTCTGAAATCAATGGTGAGCCATTTGATCCTAATGCAACTTATAAATTAGCACTTAACAGTTACCGATACGGTTCTCAAGTGAAGAAATATGGTTGGGTGTCTGACACTGGAGAAGATAAATTCTACGACTCTGTCAACGAAACTACTTACGCCATTCGTGACATGCTAACTGGATTCGTGCTAACCAATAAGGCGGTTAATGCTGGAGATTACATCAACAACAACTGGGAGTTTAAGCAGTACCAAGCCAATGGTGCCATTACACTCGCTCGTACTGATAAAGGCGCTGGTCAAGCACTTTGGACTCAGCTTGTGAATAAGGAGATCTGTGTCAAGATTGATCCTGAAAACCCTAAATACCCAGGGATTCTTCACTCAGTAAACTTCAACGATGCTTCTAGCTACTTTGCTAATCCTAACAAGGATAATGCAGATCAAGATAAAGTATATGAAGGTTGCGTAGAAGCTCCATAA